The genome window TAAAGGATTATCTTTTGTTTTGGATTCAAACCAATATAATGATAAAACTTCTGATGGCATTTCAAGTAATTTTAATGATTCAAAAAACCATAAACATAATGAATCATCAAATAATTCTATCAATTCCGGTGTTGTTCATGGTAAAATTGAATCTGGAGAAGAGATTCATGTTACTTTAATCCCAGAAGGAAATGTTCCTAAAACTGTTTTGGATCAACTAGCAGAAGACATTTTCGTGGCCGTACAGATTTATGAGGAAAATATTCGCCAATCAACTATTTATTTTGCCTGGTCAGAAGGCCAGGAGATTATTCCAGAAAAAATTCCTTCCATTAGAAAAAAAGCTTCTAAAAGTCTTTTTGGGAGTAGTTTGCTCTTATTTTATGTTTTATTTTTTGGAATTAATATAATTCTTTTTATTTTAATTGGATTTTATGCAGTAATTTTCATACTGCTAATACAGCTAGTAATTGTCTTACTTTCAGATAAAATTTACATGAGGATGGGAGAATGGAAAATAACTCCTGAAAATCCTAATATTCATATTATACAGTACCAAATGCCAGATAATGAATCCAAATTTTTCAAGGAAAATTTAGGTGAAAATGCACTAATGAAAGTTAAAAAAGAGATTTATGATGCTAGTCTGGCAATAGGTGAGTCTCCAACATGCGAAATTAGTGAAAAGGTACTTTCTAAATATGGTTTTCATTGTAGTTCCTCCAGACAGCGTTCAAGAGTAATAAATGTTTATAATATTGTTAAAGAGGCATCAGATAAATTTGGACTGGATGTCCCTAAAATAATTGTCTCTAATAACATGCTCCCCAATGCAGCAGCCACCGGCCCTAGTCCTAGCAGAGGGTTAGTGCTTATAACTACGGGTTTACTGGTACAATTAGACGAAAAAGAAATATTAAGTGTCATTGGCCATGAAATGGGTCATTTAGTAGGAAGAGACCCTATAATTCTACTCAGTTTAGTTTCGGGGGAATTTATTATGCGTCTGACTATTTTACTTCCATTGGTTCTAATATCGCCCATTATTTATATATTGGTGGCCATGGGCCTTATTTTCTTTGTTGCTAAGTTTTTTGAGGCTCGCGCAGATCTTTTATCGGCCAAAGTCATTGGGAAACCAGAAATATTAGCTGAGGCCCTTCGAAAAATTGGATACAGCCGATTGAAGTTTGAAAGAATGCCTTATTATAGGATCTCCAGCTGGATTATGTGGGATCCACATCCTCCAATTTATTTCAGAATAAGAAGATTGGAAAACCTAAAAAATGCAGATAAAATCGAAAATCCATTAATTAGGTCTGCTAAAGATGTTTTTAAAGGATTTAAGGATTCTTTCAAGGGTTAAAATAATTTATTTATTATAATTATTTATTTAGGATAAGATTTTCCTGTTTTTTGTTCTGCAACAGGCAAAGAATAATGCAGTTGGACAATTAGCCAAATATCATTTCTTTTTTCAAATACTAATGATAAACGTCCATTTAAATTCAGCTCATTTTCATTTATTTTTATTCTCATATTCATAGTGGTGGTTGTCCAGGCCACATTACCATTGGCAAAAACTGGTAATTCGCTGAATTCAATATTTATATAATCTGCCTGTTCAAAATCTCTTTCAAATCCTTTCTTAATTTCTTCAAATCCCTTTACCCATTCGTCTTGCCCAGTTCCCACAAAGATCACATCATTATCTTTGGGAATGATCTTAATTATGCTATTAATATTTTTTTCAGCATATGCTTTCTTATATTCGTTCATTAAATCTAAGATTTCACTTTTGGTTTGTTTTTCTGCTTGCATGATTTAACTCCTTCCATTTTTTGTCTTGAAAATATTTTTCCAGAATATATTTGTAGTATTTATATATTTCAATTAATTATTATTTTAAATTAAAATATTAAATTCTGAATGAAATTAATATGCAACCTAAATAACGCAAAAATATTATAATTTATTCTATAAGTTCCATCAAAGCACTAATATCTAGTTTTTCAATTTCTTCGCAGTCTTTTAATTGATATTTCACATATAATGAGTCTGGATTATTTTTAAATAGTATATATTGAAATTCATTATCAAAATCGTCGGGATCATAATCTTCTTTAAAATTTGGAGGTAATATTTCTTCTAATTCTAATATAGATTCCTTTAACATGTCTTCAGCATCTTCCAGTTCCACAATTTCCTTTACCATAGGATTACTGCTCAGATCGCGAGAAGGAATCTGATCTTCCATTCCTGAGAAGTAGAATTTATTAAACATCCTTTTTTGTGAAATATATTTGTAAATAATAATTAATTTTTCTTGTAATTCTATAACTTCTTCAATTTTTAGCATAAACTTATCTCCCATATTAATTGTTTTATTTGAGGTATTTATAAATAATTGAAACTTCAATCTATTTTATAAGACTAATAATGTAATAAAGGTGAATATATGGCAAATTATAGAGTTGAAATGGACCGTACAATGTGTATATCTTGTGGGAACTGTATTGAGGCCTGCCCGGGTCTTTGGAAATTTGAAGATGATGGAATATCTTCTTTAATTGATTCCAAAATGGAAGGGGACATACAAATTAGAGAACTGGATGATCTTGGTTGCAGTGTTGATGCTGCAGGTAAATGCCCGGTTATTTGTATTCATGTCTATGACGGGGACATTGAATTGGTCTAAATCATTTATCATAAACTTATTCTAATACCTACTTTTAATATATAACTTTAATTTCTAATTATTAATTAATTAACTAAAAAAAGGTTTTTAACTTGTCTTGGAATATAAAAAAGGAAATGAGCAGTCCAAAAAATTATAATATTGATGAATTTACTTTTGAATCAGGAGATTCACTGGATAATCTAAATGTGGAATATGTTACACTGGGAACTCCTGAACTGGACTCAGAGAATAATTTAGTAAATGGAGTACTTTATTTGCATGGTTGGGGGGGTAGCTGTACTTCAATGAAACGTTTAGATCCTATAACTGGGCCTGAAAAGCAATTAGATCCAGAAGAAGTTTTTATAATTTCTCCCACGGCACTAGGATCTCCAGGGTCTTCTGCACCGTCCACCACATCACTAGGGGCCAATTTTCCAAAATACACTATAAATGATATGGTCAATTTTCATTATGAGTTTCTGAAGGAAAAATTTAGTATTAAACACCTCAAAGGAGTCATTGGGACATCTATGGGGGGCTTTCAGGCTCTCAACTGGGCAGTAAATTATGCTGATTATATGGATTTTTTAATACCCTTGGTAACTAGCTACCAGGTTAAAGGCCTTAATTTTGCCAATTTCTATTTCATGAATTCTTTAATTGAAAAGGACCCTGAATATAATGGTGGATATTATGGAAAAAACCCGGAAAGAGTCACTAGGCTTGTTTCAGAGTTTATGTACATGTTTGGTCTTTCTAAAGATTATTATCGCTATGAATTGGAAAATAAAGACATATTGAAATACATGAATCAAATGGGCATTGAAAGAAGCTTTACCGATGCTAATGATATAATCTGGCGAAATAATGCAGCGATGGGTTTTGATTTAGAGAATGAACTTTCAAAGATAACTGCAAAAACGCTTATTCTAGCCATTAATCAGGATCAGTATTTTTTACCTTCACAGGATGCCATACCTATGTCTAAAATGATTAAAAATTCTAAAATTGCATTGTTTGATTCAATATGTGGCCATATTGGCACCAAAGATCTTTATAAAGTTGAAAATGATATAATTACCTTTTTGAAGGAATTTTTTTAGGAGGGTTTTAATATGCTGGTAAAAGTAGTTGATTATGGCAAAAAAAAATCTGATTACGAAAATTTAGAAGATCTAAATTACGTAAAATATAAAGTCAGTGGATTGGATGAGGATTCTCAGAATAAATTGATTGATAATCTGGATGAAGAAACAGAGATAGTTTCTGGATATTTAATGGTTACAGTATACTATAAAAAAGAATATTTTCCCTTCGGATCTAATGATGCAGCTATTAAACCAGAAGACTTTATTGCAAGGGATGAAATTGAAATGACCATTTTTTTGTCAGCAGTTCTTGAAGAATAATTTGAAATCTATTCCTGATTTATTAATTCTATTGTTCAATTATCAATTCTTTTTATTAATTTTTTTATTTAATTTTCGTATGTTTTATTATAATTAATTATAAGCTGTTTCCCTGTCTTTTTTTAAAACCAGTAAAAAGATTAAAAAAGTTCCTATAATGCTTAGAATAAAGAATATAGAAAATGTAATCTTTTGACTGGATATAAATGCTGCAAATTGGGAAGGAACAACTTCTAATCCTCCCAAAGTTCCTGAAAATACTAAAAGCAAAATACCTAAACTTAAAAGCTGACCAGTAAAAATCACAGTGGACATTACCGCAGATGCAGAACCATAAAACTCCCGATCAATGGAACTCATAAAAATATTGGTGTTAGGGGAAGAGAATAGTGCATTTCCCAGGCCTAAAATCACTGCTAAAACAATTATATAAATTATACTGGTCCCAAACCCAATAAAAATTGAAAATAATAGGCCAATACTTGATAATATTATTCCAACTAATGCAATAGGGGCACCATATATTCTATCCGAAAGTTTGCCTGCAAATGGTGATAATAGAGCCACGGTAAGTGGTTGGATGGCTAGTAATATTCCTACAAACACAGGGCTTAAAGATTGGATGTATTGTAGATAAAGGCTTATTAAAGTCCAGATAGCGGAAGTGGAACTTATCATTAAAAGAGTTGATGCACTGGAAATAGCCGGAACAAGTTTTTTAAATATTCTAGGATTTATAATTGGTTTAGGTGTTTTTAACTCTAAAATTATAAATCCTACTAACAATAAAAGCCCTAAAATTACTAATAACTGCCCATATATGCTAAATACATTGGTAAAACCATATAAAAGAATTATTATGGCTGGTACATAAACTAATGTTCCCTTTAAATCGAAATTTTCTCCTTTGGAACCTATCCAATCGGTTTTTACTTTTAAAAAGATTAAAATAAGGATTATTAAACCAATAGGTATGTTAAATAAAAATATACTTCTCCAACCAAAATTTTGGGTTAAAAAACCACCTAATAATGGCCCGGCTAGAAGTCCAATATACACTGAGGTCACATAAATTCCAAAATACTCTCCACGGGATCCTAGAGGAAATACTGAACTTAGTATGGCTACTCCAGTACCAAATATCATGGAACAACCCACCCCTTGCAGGAAACTAAATACAATCAAATAAGTTGCTGATGGGGAGAAAAAAGCCATAAATGAGGAAAATGTAAATAAACTAATACCTGCGGTGAAAATCTTTTTCCGTCCATATATATCACCTAAACGCCCAAATGGCAATATTAGTGCGGCATTGGCTAATATGAATGATGTTGGTATCCATCCTAATATGACCAGATCTAATGAGAATTCTCGGCCAATGGAGGGGAGTGAAACATTTAATGCTGCACCCATATATGGTATTAAGAAAGCACCCATCACAACCACTGTTAAGACATAGAAAGAGCTTTTTTGGTCAAGTATTTTCGCCATAACAACACTTTTAGATATTTTTTAATAATTCATTAATTATTATTTATTGGGGTTAATATGAAATTCAGATCAGCCCGGTTTATCATATCTCCGGATAATAATACTTATTAAATATAATTGTATCATATTTTCTGTTTATTTGAGCAGTAATAGGTGGTACGGCCTCCAACTTTTATTATATCTAATTTTCCACCTTTAGGACATTCCCCTCCAGGGTATCGATGGGCCAATAGGAAATTTTCAGGAAAATTGCGGGGACTATCATTGAATTCTATGGCCTTTTTTAGAACCCAGACCATATTATCATATAAATTATCCAGTTCATCATTTTTAATCTGATCTGCCTTTCTTAAAGGGTGAATTCCGCTTTGGAATAATATTTCATCAGCATATAGGTTCCCTAACCCGGCTAAAAATTGTTGATTCATTAAAAGAGGTTTTATATGTCCTTTTCTTTTTAGGAACAATTTTTTAAAGGATGATAAATCTATTTCCAATGCATCCGGCCCTAAATGTTTTTTATTTATAAAATCAGGGATATTTTCGCTAATACTAATTTTTCCGAATTTTCTTGAATCATCAAAATCTAAAACATTCCCATTTTTAAATAAAAATGAAATTCTGCTATGGGGACTGATTCCTTCATCTTTTGGATGATATTTAAAAAAACCAGTCATACCAAAATGAAAAACTAGAAATTTATTTTCAGAACTTGATGCAAAAAGATATTTTCCATATCTTGAACTGGAAACAAAATATCTATTTAAGAATTCTTTTAAATCATTTCCAGTTATATCTACGATTATTTCGGGATTATGAATATTAATTTCTTTTATTTTCTGATGCAGGGATGTAGAATCAAAATATTGCTTGAATATTTCTAAACTCGGGAGTTCTGGCATAATTGGCCTCAAAAATTGATAAAGGTAAAAGAGAAAATTAAGGAATGAAATTAACTTATATTCTTCAAATGTTCATTGAATTCTTTTCGGTGCCGTTTTTCTTCGTCTATGATATGTTTTAAAACACCAACAACTTCTTCATTATCAATAATTTCAATTTGCCTTTGATATTCATCGATGCCTTCGGTTTCTTTTTGAATTTGAAGCTTTAACTGCCCTATCAAATCATCTGAACTGAAATCCAATTCTTTATGTTCCATAGTTGGTTTGCCTCCTCTTTTGACTATTAAATCGGCTAACCACCACATATGTCTCATTTCATCTACAGATATGGCTTCTGTAAGTCTGCTAACTTCACAATCTTTAATAATAAATGAATTATATGCATAAATCATGGTAGCTTCCAGCTCATGAACAAAATCAATGTTTAGGAGCCTTATTATTTCTTCATTGTCCATTAAATTTCCTCCATAGTAGTTATAAATTGTATTTTTAACGTATTTTCAATTATTAGTCAATTAAAATAATTTAATAATATGATTAAAATTATTCACTAAGTTATGCATTTACTATTAATACTCAATTTAATTAATCTATCATTAAATTTTATAAATGCGTAAAAATTCTTCTAAATCTTCAACTTCTCCGAATTTAAGCGTATTCATGGTCTTTTGGCATATCTTTATATTTTCCATATCGTCACTGTTTAAAATATTTCGCTCATGGAGTAGATTAATTAAAAAATCAAGTGTATTATCATTTTTGATCAAATCCTTTTTAAGAGCTTCTAATTCTGGATTAATGGGGGAATGACTTTTAAATTTATCATAAATATCTTCATAGAGCAATAATGCACATTTAACTACATCTTCCTTTCGGGACCATATAATTCTCTCAAACCGCATATTCTTTTTTTCTTTAGAAATACCGATTCTAATAACCTTAAAATATCCAGTTTGATGGTATAATTCTTGAATTTTTTCCCAGAAATCTAGTTTTAATTCAACTATGGCTTTTATAATTAGCGAATCACCTTTTGAACTATTTATTTCTTCATAATATTCATATGGTTTGATATTTAATTCATTTAATTCCAGATAATCTATTTTAAGATTTTCTACTTCTTCTATTTCTAGCATATATCGAATTACAGGATTTCCTTCAGTATAATAATATGATGAATTTTTAACTATCCACTGCTGTCTGTTTTCTTTGGAAAAAATTGTTTCTGGAACTTTCTTTTGATTATAAACTTGGAAATGTATTTTGAGTTTTTCAAGTGTCCTTCCAGTATGTTTTGATTTAATTTCTTGCTTTTTTTCCACTTCTGCATTAACTTCATGTTTTCCAATCATGAAAAGCATTAAAAACCCCCTAACCATAAATACCGAATTAAACAATATAAGTACTATTTTATTTTTTAAGACAAATAAATTTTATTAGAAACATTAGAAATTCACTTGAAATTGTTTATTAAAGCCAGATTTCTAATTATTAAATTTATTAATCGAATATCAACCAAACTTTAACGCTAAAAATGATTCAAATGAGTGAAAATATTTTTATTGAGGATATAGAGATAGAATATAGCATTATTCGTAGAAAAATTAAAAATCCGCGCATGGAATTTAAAACCGGAAGACTAGTTTTAATTTTACCAAATAACTACAAAAATCACAAAAAACTTATTGAAAAGCATAAAAACTGGATTTATAATAAGTTAGACGTGGTTGAAAAGTCAAAAAACTGTTATCTAAACATAAATCGGAGTAAAAATGAGCTAAGGGCGGAAATTCATCATTTGGTAGAATTTTATTCTAGCAGCATGCAATTAACTCCAGGAAATATTTCTTTTCGCCAAATGAAAAAAAGATGGGGAAGCTGTGATAGTGAAGGAAACCTCAAATTTAATACTAGATTGAGGTATCTCCCTGAAGATCTTATAGATTATGTTGTTTTCCATGAACTAGCCCATTTGCTTGAATTTGCCCACAATAGGGATTTTTGGCAAATAATCCGTCTGAAGTTTCCTGATTACAAGAAAAAAGACCAGGAACTTTCTATTTACTGGTTCGCAATAATGGAAAAAACAAATAATTTCCAAGATCCTTAAAAAATCTTAAAGAATTCTTAATTTTTTTTATTAATTTCAATTTTACTTAAATTATAAAAATAAATTAAATTTGAATAAATTAAAGAAATAATTTAACTTAATTCTTCAATATATCAGCCAGAGATTTCTAACATCTTTTGCACGGCCTTCAAAGCCTTAGAAGCAATGTCTTCTGGAACACTAACTATAAATTCTTCATTTAAAAGAGAATTTTTTACTTTTTCAAGAGTATGAAGCTTCATATTTTCACAAATGGCCTCGTCAAAAGCAGGTATTGGGTTCTTTTCCGGGTTTTCTCTTTTGATCCGAGTGCTCATATCTATTTCCGTTCCGATTATAAATGTGTCATTTGGAGATTCTTGAACCTGTTTTAACATCCCACCGGTACTTAAAACATGGTCTCCAACTTCTTGAACTTCTGGATCGCACTCTGGATGCACAAGAACTTCAGCATCAGGATATTTTTCTTTCATGATTATGATATCTGCTGGATTGAACATTTTGTGGACGTAACAATGCCCCTTTTTGGGTATGGGGATTATTTCTTTATCTGTGTGCTGAGATACAAACCAAGCCAGATTTCTATCTGGTCCAAATAAAATGGTGTCTTCTTTTAGACTTTCCACCACTTTAATTGCATTGGCGGATGTACAAAGAACATCGGCTTCGGCTTTAGATTCTGCCAGTGTATTAACATATAAAACAACTGCAGCATCGGGATAAACTTTTTTAGCTTTCCTAATTTCTTCTGCAGGGAGCATATGGGCCATGGGGCATTCTGCATCTGCATCGGGTATCACAATTTTTTTATCTGGGTTCAGAATAAATGCAGTTTCTGCCATAAAATCTACTCCACAGAAAACCACGAGGTCTTTATCTTTTATTTGGGATGCCTTTATACAAAGTTCCAGGGAATCACCAATAAAATCAGCAATTTCTTGTATTTCACCTGGCTGGTAATTGTGGGATAATATGATTGCGTTCTTTTCTTTTTTAAGTTTTATAATCTCTTTCTGTAGTTGATTAAGCATTTTATCGTCCTATACGATTTGAAAGATAATAAGATCAGTATTAATGCGTTGAAGATAAATTAACAGCGTATTTAAGATTTATACATTCAGAATAATTATTAACGATACCAATATAAAAATTGTCAAGATCTTCTAAAATCATTTAATAATTGTGGATTATTGATTTATAATAGTATTAGGTCATTAATAATTTCAATTTATATTAATATAGATTAACTAATGATTTTATTATAATTAGGCTAGAACACCTATAAAAATCTTTCAAGTTTTTTTATTTTTTATTGGGCTAATTAGATTAATAAATTATATTAAAAGTAAAATAAAAATATTATAATAATTTTAATTTAAAGAATTATTAAACATATTATAAAAACATGAAAATTATTTCTTATTTTGAGGAAATAATTCAAGAAACTAAAAGCTTTCTAAGCTCAGGATGTATTTTTTCTTTTATTCCCAACTCTTCCATGGCAGGGCCAAATGAATCATATATCTTTTTGAATTCTGGCCTAATCATTCCCCTAAATGCATCATATCCCATTACTCTACCATATTTGTCGGTAATGGCTGATATTATAATGGTGAAATCATCAATTGTTTTTTCAGTTCTTTCTTCTAATGGGAATTTTTCGAGGTTTTTCCGGATTACATCGAACTGCAGTGCCGAATTACTTCTCACATCCACACCATCTAATAATTCAGGACAATCAT of Methanobacteriales archaeon HGW-Methanobacteriales-1 contains these proteins:
- a CDS encoding heat-shock protein HtpX, with protein sequence MINPLNFTIETEVSPEYYDSILDFIYKYYLFPQPDRFSSIKNSYSKGLSFVLDSNQYNDKTSDGISSNFNDSKNHKHNESSNNSINSGVVHGKIESGEEIHVTLIPEGNVPKTVLDQLAEDIFVAVQIYEENIRQSTIYFAWSEGQEIIPEKIPSIRKKASKSLFGSSLLLFYVLFFGINIILFILIGFYAVIFILLIQLVIVLLSDKIYMRMGEWKITPENPNIHIIQYQMPDNESKFFKENLGENALMKVKKEIYDASLAIGESPTCEISEKVLSKYGFHCSSSRQRSRVINVYNIVKEASDKFGLDVPKIIVSNNMLPNAAATGPSPSRGLVLITTGLLVQLDEKEILSVIGHEMGHLVGRDPIILLSLVSGEFIMRLTILLPLVLISPIIYILVAMGLIFFVAKFFEARADLLSAKVIGKPEILAEALRKIGYSRLKFERMPYYRISSWIMWDPHPPIYFRIRRLENLKNADKIENPLIRSAKDVFKGFKDSFKG
- a CDS encoding ferredoxin → MANYRVEMDRTMCISCGNCIEACPGLWKFEDDGISSLIDSKMEGDIQIRELDDLGCSVDAAGKCPVICIHVYDGDIELV
- a CDS encoding homoserine acetyltransferase, which translates into the protein MSSPKNYNIDEFTFESGDSLDNLNVEYVTLGTPELDSENNLVNGVLYLHGWGGSCTSMKRLDPITGPEKQLDPEEVFIISPTALGSPGSSAPSTTSLGANFPKYTINDMVNFHYEFLKEKFSIKHLKGVIGTSMGGFQALNWAVNYADYMDFLIPLVTSYQVKGLNFANFYFMNSLIEKDPEYNGGYYGKNPERVTRLVSEFMYMFGLSKDYYRYELENKDILKYMNQMGIERSFTDANDIIWRNNAAMGFDLENELSKITAKTLILAINQDQYFLPSQDAIPMSKMIKNSKIALFDSICGHIGTKDLYKVENDIITFLKEFF
- a CDS encoding MFS transporter, translating into MAKILDQKSSFYVLTVVVMGAFLIPYMGAALNVSLPSIGREFSLDLVILGWIPTSFILANAALILPFGRLGDIYGRKKIFTAGISLFTFSSFMAFFSPSATYLIVFSFLQGVGCSMIFGTGVAILSSVFPLGSRGEYFGIYVTSVYIGLLAGPLLGGFLTQNFGWRSIFLFNIPIGLIILILIFLKVKTDWIGSKGENFDLKGTLVYVPAIIILLYGFTNVFSIYGQLLVILGLLLLVGFIILELKTPKPIINPRIFKKLVPAISSASTLLMISSTSAIWTLISLYLQYIQSLSPVFVGILLAIQPLTVALLSPFAGKLSDRIYGAPIALVGIILSSIGLLFSIFIGFGTSIIYIIVLAVILGLGNALFSSPNTNIFMSSIDREFYGSASAVMSTVIFTGQLLSLGILLLVFSGTLGGLEVVPSQFAAFISSQKITFSIFFILSIIGTFLIFLLVLKKDRETAYN
- a CDS encoding formamidopyrimidine-DNA glycosylase; protein product: MPELPSLEIFKQYFDSTSLHQKIKEINIHNPEIIVDITGNDLKEFLNRYFVSSSRYGKYLFASSSENKFLVFHFGMTGFFKYHPKDEGISPHSRISFLFKNGNVLDFDDSRKFGKISISENIPDFINKKHLGPDALEIDLSSFKKLFLKRKGHIKPLLMNQQFLAGLGNLYADEILFQSGIHPLRKADQIKNDELDNLYDNMVWVLKKAIEFNDSPRNFPENFLLAHRYPGGECPKGGKLDIIKVGGRTTYYCSNKQKI
- a CDS encoding ferritin, with product MDNEEIIRLLNIDFVHELEATMIYAYNSFIIKDCEVSRLTEAISVDEMRHMWWLADLIVKRGGKPTMEHKELDFSSDDLIGQLKLQIQKETEGIDEYQRQIEIIDNEEVVGVLKHIIDEEKRHRKEFNEHLKNIS
- a CDS encoding metal-dependent hydrolase gives rise to the protein MIQMSENIFIEDIEIEYSIIRRKIKNPRMEFKTGRLVLILPNNYKNHKKLIEKHKNWIYNKLDVVEKSKNCYLNINRSKNELRAEIHHLVEFYSSSMQLTPGNISFRQMKKRWGSCDSEGNLKFNTRLRYLPEDLIDYVVFHELAHLLEFAHNRDFWQIIRLKFPDYKKKDQELSIYWFAIMEKTNNFQDP
- a CDS encoding quinolinate synthase translates to MLNQLQKEIIKLKKEKNAIILSHNYQPGEIQEIADFIGDSLELCIKASQIKDKDLVVFCGVDFMAETAFILNPDKKIVIPDADAECPMAHMLPAEEIRKAKKVYPDAAVVLYVNTLAESKAEADVLCTSANAIKVVESLKEDTILFGPDRNLAWFVSQHTDKEIIPIPKKGHCYVHKMFNPADIIIMKEKYPDAEVLVHPECDPEVQEVGDHVLSTGGMLKQVQESPNDTFIIGTEIDMSTRIKRENPEKNPIPAFDEAICENMKLHTLEKVKNSLLNEEFIVSVPEDIASKALKAVQKMLEISG